One window of Ziziphus jujuba cultivar Dongzao chromosome 5, ASM3175591v1 genomic DNA carries:
- the LOC132799152 gene encoding uncharacterized protein LOC132799152, which translates to MASEIVFLKDEKLRMLAQLIRNHEANNIQNIIFESIGKQFEYLRMCNSNQESVNTVLDECNAMVSKYKDDEIRGPISGLILVYIENCLNNALQLIRNYTLRRTYLDKLIAHDLELFQALDGLDTSNLTEVADFTEQIQQYDQKVISYMKLSVNTHASQEFSRYLRNSGIGFDNLVRSYQTRLGFTGPFKDLKDEQKLEVYDAIIEASGRLSVLDDKGLKALSYGKDTRSIKDYGQKGMFLMKVGIIIWDIYSSDQPIQTATREAMVQAAKKGGATLGKIVGAAAATQLVGVQATTLFVAALGLAGGVVGGFIFGAAAGLLFDLIFGSGGEAVLPTDGLIFYVAPMPNGKDLAKQIAHI; encoded by the exons ATGGCCTCTGAAATTGTTTTCCTGAAAGATGAGAAGCTCCGAATGCTTGCGCAGCTCATTCGCAACCATGAAGCTAACAACATACAGAATATTATATTCGAGTCCATAGGCAAGCAATTTGAATACCTCAGGATGTGCAACTCTAATCAGGAATCCGTCAATACCGTCCTAGATGAGTGCAATGCAATGGTGAGTAAGTATAAGGATGACGAAATTCGAGGTCCCATTTCTGGTCTCATCCTTGTTTATATAGAAAACTGCCTCAACAATGCACTTCAGCTCATCAGGAACTACACTCTGCGAAGGACCTACCTTGACAAATTGATCGCGCATGACCTGGAACTTTTCCAAGCACTGGATGGGTTGGACACTTCAAATCTCACTGAAGTTGCTGATTTCACGGAACAAATTCAGCAATACGACCAAAAAGTTATCAGCTACATGAAGTTGAGTGTCAACACTCATGCTTCACAAGAATTCTCAAGATATCTCAGGAATTCCGGCATCGGCTTCGACAACCTAGTCCGAAG TTACCAGACGAGGCTTGGGTTTACCGGACCGTTTAAGGACTTGAAAGATGAACAAAAGCTAGAG GTGTATGATGCAATAATCGAGGCATCGGGTAGGCTAAGCGTACTGGATGACAAAGGCTTAAAGGCTCTATCATATGGGAAAGATACTCGGAGCATTAAGGATTATGGTCAAAAAGGCATGTTCCTGATGAAAGTAGGAATCATAATTTGGGACATATATTCATCGGACCAGCCAATCCAAACGGCAACACGAGAGGCCATGGTGCAAGCAGCAAAAAAAGGAGGTGCAACGCTAGGAAAGATTGTGGGAGCTGCAGCGGCAACCCAATTAGTAGGCGTTCAAGCAACTACATTGTTCGTTGCTGCGCTTGGACTTGCTGGAGGAGTTGTGGGAGGTTTTATTTTTGGAGCTGCTGCTGGCCTTTTGTTTGATCTGATTTTCGGCTCCGGAGGGGAAGCCGTCCTTCCTACTGATGGCTTAATATTCTACGTAGCGCCCATGCCTAATGGCAAGGATTTGGCCAAACAAATTGCCCACATATAA